A single region of the Streptomyces caelestis genome encodes:
- a CDS encoding S-(hydroxymethyl)mycothiol dehydrogenase — protein MAQEVRGVIAPGKGEPVRVETIVVPDPGPGEAVVRIQACGVCHTDLHYKQGGISDEFPFLLGHEAAGVVESVGEGVTDVAPGDFVILNWRAVCGQCRACLRGRPWFCFDTRNAEQRMTLAGSGRKLSAALGIGAFAEKTLVAAGQCTKVDPAVAPQVAGLLGCGVMAGIGAAINTGGVGRGDSVAVIGCGGVGAAAIVGSHLAGAAKIIAIDIDERKLETARTMGATHTVNAKEIDPVEATRELTGGFGADVVIEAVGRPETYKQAFHARDLAGTVVLVGVPTPEMKLELPLLDVFGRGGALKSSWYGDCLPSRDFPLLIDLHLHGRLPLEKFVTETIQLDEVESAFQRMHHGDVLRSVVML, from the coding sequence ATGGCGCAGGAAGTACGCGGCGTGATCGCACCGGGCAAGGGCGAGCCGGTGCGAGTGGAGACGATCGTCGTGCCCGACCCAGGGCCCGGGGAGGCGGTCGTACGCATCCAGGCGTGCGGGGTGTGTCATACCGACCTGCACTACAAACAGGGCGGGATCAGCGACGAGTTCCCCTTCCTGCTCGGCCATGAGGCGGCGGGCGTCGTGGAGTCGGTCGGCGAGGGCGTCACCGATGTGGCGCCCGGGGACTTCGTGATCCTCAACTGGCGTGCCGTGTGCGGGCAGTGCCGCGCCTGTCTGCGGGGGCGCCCGTGGTTCTGCTTCGACACCCGCAACGCCGAGCAGAGGATGACCCTCGCGGGCAGCGGCCGGAAGCTGTCTGCGGCCCTCGGTATCGGTGCCTTCGCCGAGAAGACCCTGGTCGCCGCCGGGCAGTGCACCAAGGTCGACCCGGCGGTCGCCCCGCAGGTGGCCGGGCTCCTCGGCTGCGGCGTGATGGCCGGCATCGGTGCCGCCATCAACACCGGCGGCGTCGGCCGCGGTGACAGCGTCGCCGTCATCGGCTGCGGGGGTGTCGGCGCCGCGGCGATCGTCGGCTCACACCTGGCGGGTGCGGCGAAGATCATCGCCATCGACATCGACGAGCGGAAACTGGAGACGGCCCGCACCATGGGCGCCACCCATACCGTCAACGCCAAGGAGATCGACCCCGTCGAGGCGACCCGCGAGCTGACGGGCGGCTTCGGCGCCGACGTGGTCATCGAGGCCGTGGGCCGCCCGGAGACGTACAAGCAGGCGTTCCACGCACGCGACCTCGCCGGCACCGTCGTCCTCGTCGGCGTCCCCACGCCCGAGATGAAGCTCGAACTACCGCTGCTGGACGTCTTCGGTCGCGGCGGGGCGCTCAAATCCTCCTGGTACGGCGACTGCCTGCCCTCCCGCGACTTCCCCCTGCTCATCGACCTGCACCTGCACGGCCGCCTGCCGCTGGAGAAGTTCGTCACCGAGACCATCCAACTGGACGAAGTGGAGTCTGCGTTCCAGCGGATGCATCACGGCGACGTGCTGCGCTCGGTGGTGATGCTGTGA
- a CDS encoding 3-hydroxybutyryl-CoA dehydrogenase: MSGAPGADIRRVGVIGCGLMGAGIAEVCARAGLDVVVHEVSPGAADAGRVRITASLDRGVRRGKLTGEERDVALARVRVTPDLTELADRDLLVEAATEDEKTKVELFAELDRVVTREDALLASNTSSLPIMKLGMATTRPHQVIGVHFFNPVPVLGLVEIVPSLLTSAHTQHRAEEFGTDVLGKQVIRCQDRAGFVVNALLVPYLLSAIRMLESGFASAEDIDNGMVLGCAHPLGPLSLADLIGLDTLAAIADAMYADFKEPLHAAPPLLQRMVEAGLLGRKSGRGFHDYSESKKGD; the protein is encoded by the coding sequence GTGAGCGGTGCGCCCGGCGCCGACATCCGTCGAGTCGGTGTCATCGGCTGCGGTCTGATGGGCGCGGGCATCGCCGAAGTGTGCGCCCGGGCCGGGCTGGACGTGGTGGTCCACGAGGTGAGTCCGGGCGCGGCCGACGCCGGGCGGGTCCGGATCACCGCCTCGCTCGACCGGGGCGTACGGCGCGGCAAGCTCACCGGCGAGGAACGCGACGTCGCACTCGCCCGGGTCCGGGTCACCCCCGACCTCACCGAGTTGGCCGACCGGGACCTGCTGGTGGAGGCGGCGACAGAGGATGAGAAGACCAAGGTCGAACTGTTCGCCGAGCTCGACCGGGTCGTCACCCGCGAGGACGCGCTGCTCGCGTCGAACACCTCGTCCCTCCCCATCATGAAACTGGGCATGGCCACCACACGCCCACACCAGGTGATCGGGGTGCACTTCTTCAACCCGGTCCCGGTACTCGGCCTGGTGGAGATCGTGCCGTCCCTGCTGACGAGTGCTCACACCCAACATCGCGCGGAGGAGTTCGGCACCGACGTGCTCGGCAAGCAGGTGATCCGGTGCCAGGACCGGGCCGGGTTCGTGGTGAACGCCCTCCTGGTGCCGTACCTGCTCTCCGCGATCCGCATGCTGGAGTCCGGCTTCGCCTCCGCGGAGGACATCGACAACGGCATGGTCCTCGGCTGCGCCCACCCCCTGGGCCCGCTGAGCCTGGCCGACCTGATCGGCCTGGACACCCTCGCGGCGATCGCCGACGCGATGTACGCCGACTTCAAGGAACCGCTGCACGCCGCGCCTCCGCTGCTGCAGCGCATGGTGGAGGCCGGGTTGCTCGGACGAAAGTCCGGGCGTGGCTTCCACGACTACTCGGAATCGAAGAAGGGCGACTGA
- a CDS encoding acyl-CoA dehydrogenase family protein — MHTPHSPRPADPLDLLELDSMLTPDERAVRDAVRTFCDRRVEPHIAEWFEQGEIEDIRGLTKELGELGLLGMHLEGYGCAGMSAVDYGLACLELEATDSGLRSLVSVQGSLAMYAIHAFGSEEQKTEWLPRLAAGTAIGCFGLTEPDSGSDPGSMRTTARRDGGGTSRSSGAESGGDWILDGRKMWITNGSVADVAVVWALTEDGVRGFVVPTDTPGFSAPAIKHKMSLRASVTSELVLDSIRLPGSAVLPEVRGLRGPLSCLNEARYGIAWGAMGAARSSFRAALAYAGDRIQFGRPISSFQLTQAKLTDMALELAKGTLLAFHLGRTKDDRGLHPEQVSYGKLNNTRAALDICRTARTVLGANGISLEYPVIRHANNLESILTYEGTVEMHTLMIGQALTGQAAFR, encoded by the coding sequence ATGCACACCCCACACTCCCCGCGCCCGGCCGACCCCCTCGACCTGCTGGAACTCGACAGCATGCTGACGCCGGACGAGCGCGCCGTACGCGACGCCGTGCGCACCTTCTGCGACCGGCGTGTCGAACCGCACATCGCCGAGTGGTTCGAACAGGGCGAGATCGAGGACATCCGCGGCCTCACCAAGGAACTCGGCGAACTCGGCCTGCTGGGCATGCACCTGGAGGGCTACGGCTGCGCGGGGATGAGCGCCGTCGACTACGGCCTAGCCTGTCTCGAACTGGAGGCCACCGACTCCGGGCTGCGTTCCCTGGTGTCGGTCCAGGGCTCGCTGGCCATGTACGCGATCCATGCCTTCGGCTCCGAGGAGCAGAAGACGGAATGGCTGCCGCGCCTCGCGGCAGGTACCGCCATCGGCTGCTTCGGCCTCACCGAGCCCGACTCCGGCTCCGACCCCGGCAGCATGCGCACCACCGCCCGCCGAGACGGTGGGGGCACCTCCCGCTCGAGCGGAGCCGAGAGTGGGGGAGACTGGATCCTCGACGGGCGCAAGATGTGGATCACCAACGGCTCGGTCGCCGACGTGGCCGTCGTCTGGGCCCTCACCGAGGACGGCGTACGCGGCTTCGTCGTCCCCACCGACACCCCCGGCTTCTCGGCACCCGCCATCAAGCACAAGATGTCACTGAGGGCCTCGGTGACCAGCGAACTCGTGCTCGACTCGATACGACTGCCCGGATCCGCCGTGCTGCCTGAGGTACGAGGACTGCGCGGGCCGCTGTCCTGCCTCAACGAGGCGCGGTACGGCATCGCGTGGGGCGCGATGGGCGCCGCACGGTCCTCCTTCCGGGCGGCGCTGGCCTACGCGGGCGACCGGATCCAGTTCGGCCGCCCGATCAGCTCCTTCCAGCTGACCCAGGCCAAACTGACCGACATGGCACTGGAGTTGGCCAAGGGCACGCTCCTGGCCTTCCACCTGGGCCGCACCAAGGACGACCGGGGCCTGCACCCCGAACAGGTCAGCTACGGCAAGCTCAACAACACCCGCGCCGCACTGGATATCTGCCGCACCGCCCGCACCGTCCTGGGCGCCAACGGCATCTCACTGGAGTACCCGGTCATCCGGCACGCCAACAACCTGGAGTCGATCCTCACCTACGAGGGCACCGTCGAGATGCACACCCTCATGATCGGCCAGGCGCTGACGGGCCAGGCGGCCTTCCGGTGA
- a CDS encoding alcohol dehydrogenase catalytic domain-containing protein codes for MSATMRAARMHAVGEPMRIEELPVPEPGPGDVRVAVHAVNIVPNLANILNMWTTWFPHSPLPTLPAIFGLDPAGVVESVGPGVQAFRPGDRVYVNPGRSCGSCRSCRNDDSINCASYAFAGYFGFSPTALDLLDRYQGGLAEYMVAPAYSLVKLPDALSFNAAARFGYLGTMYSALRKAGAGPGKTILINGISGTLGIGAALLAPALGLTHVYGTGRDKDLLDQVGKLANGRLNLHSLDDGPVDEWIHEQTDGYGVDIYIDALGPGAPHETFRAGMRAMARGGIAVNIGAVAGDLPIDIHRMMDQQLRLIGSAWFTSGEGQAMADMVEGGLLDLGPLEHQVFPLEQVNDAIGGIAQRNGGFSNFIISPTATA; via the coding sequence ATGAGTGCGACCATGCGAGCCGCGCGGATGCACGCCGTCGGCGAGCCGATGAGGATCGAGGAACTCCCCGTTCCCGAGCCCGGCCCCGGTGACGTCCGCGTGGCCGTCCACGCCGTCAACATCGTTCCGAACCTGGCCAACATCCTGAACATGTGGACGACCTGGTTCCCGCACAGCCCGCTGCCGACCCTGCCGGCGATCTTCGGACTGGACCCGGCGGGTGTGGTGGAGTCCGTCGGCCCAGGTGTCCAGGCGTTCAGGCCGGGGGACCGGGTGTACGTCAACCCGGGCCGTTCCTGCGGGTCGTGCCGGTCCTGTCGCAACGACGACTCGATCAACTGCGCCAGCTACGCCTTCGCCGGGTATTTCGGCTTCTCACCGACCGCGCTCGACCTGCTCGACCGCTACCAGGGCGGCCTCGCCGAGTACATGGTGGCGCCCGCCTACAGCCTGGTGAAGCTGCCGGACGCGCTGTCGTTCAACGCAGCCGCCCGCTTCGGCTACCTCGGCACCATGTACTCCGCTCTCCGCAAGGCCGGGGCAGGCCCGGGCAAGACGATTCTGATCAACGGCATCAGCGGCACCCTGGGCATCGGCGCCGCGCTCCTCGCCCCCGCCCTGGGCCTGACCCACGTATACGGCACCGGCCGCGACAAGGACCTGCTCGACCAGGTCGGCAAGCTGGCGAACGGCCGGCTGAACCTGCACTCCCTCGACGACGGCCCGGTCGACGAGTGGATCCACGAGCAGACCGACGGCTACGGCGTCGACATCTACATCGACGCGCTCGGCCCCGGCGCCCCGCACGAGACCTTCAGGGCTGGCATGCGCGCCATGGCGCGCGGCGGCATCGCGGTGAACATCGGCGCCGTCGCCGGTGACCTGCCCATCGACATCCACCGGATGATGGACCAGCAGCTGCGGCTGATCGGCTCGGCGTGGTTCACCTCCGGCGAGGGCCAGGCCATGGCCGACATGGTCGAGGGGGGCCTGCTGGATCTCGGCCCGCTGGAACACCAGGTGTTCCCGCTGGAGCAGGTCAACGACGCCATCGGCGGAATCGCCCAACGCAACGGCGGCTTCAGCAACTTCATCATCAGCCCGACCGCCACCGCGTGA
- a CDS encoding class I adenylate-forming enzyme family protein: MTSTFGAHLLTTAVEAGSRTALVFEDRTWTYAELDLAVRRTAARLDKYGVRKGDRVVMQGAARPEALITLFAVTRMGAVLVPLHPQVTEGELTVVCEETAPRAVVGGEGFPDGTGIRLTWDDLHVDDEPSAPVAGEPPTGSDIAVIAFTSGTSGRPKGVALTHDNLYWSMAGGLSRLPVGEDDTALVSTPLAHVAVLGGLPQYTWARRGTVILAPRFDPDLFIDLVLGHKVTCAFAVPAMSALLARHPRFGSGDLDSLRWILSGGSPAQTATREQFRARGIGVVNSYGLTETAAGVTYSAPDETSNSTGSPVPQVELRVVDAAGSTALAGSSGEICVRGPSVADAYWTAAGTVPVTDREGWFHTGDRGRFDAEGRLSVVGRLKDTIITGGENVDPAEVENALADLPGVVEVAVSGVPDPVWGEVVTAFLVTDSGTPTLDDIRRHLDGRLARHKWPRRLCVVPALPRGATGKLQRARLTTLLDN, translated from the coding sequence ATGACGAGCACCTTCGGCGCCCACCTCCTCACCACCGCGGTCGAGGCCGGGTCCCGGACCGCCCTCGTCTTCGAGGACCGGACCTGGACCTATGCCGAACTGGACCTGGCCGTACGGCGGACCGCGGCCCGCCTCGACAAGTACGGGGTGCGCAAGGGCGATCGCGTGGTGATGCAGGGCGCGGCCCGGCCCGAGGCCCTGATCACGCTGTTCGCGGTGACGCGGATGGGGGCGGTGCTCGTGCCGCTTCATCCGCAGGTGACCGAGGGCGAGCTCACCGTCGTCTGCGAGGAAACCGCGCCGCGTGCGGTGGTGGGCGGCGAGGGATTCCCGGACGGGACGGGCATCCGCCTGACGTGGGACGACCTGCACGTCGACGACGAGCCGTCCGCGCCCGTCGCCGGAGAGCCCCCGACCGGCTCGGACATCGCGGTCATCGCATTCACGTCCGGCACCTCGGGCCGTCCCAAGGGCGTCGCGCTGACCCACGACAACCTGTACTGGAGCATGGCGGGCGGCCTGTCGCGGCTGCCCGTCGGCGAGGACGACACCGCCCTCGTCTCCACGCCGCTGGCCCACGTCGCCGTGCTCGGCGGGCTCCCGCAGTACACCTGGGCGCGGCGCGGGACGGTGATCCTGGCCCCGCGCTTCGACCCGGACCTGTTCATCGACCTGGTCCTCGGCCACAAGGTCACCTGTGCCTTCGCCGTGCCGGCCATGTCCGCCCTGCTGGCCCGCCACCCCCGCTTCGGCAGCGGCGACCTGGACAGCCTGCGGTGGATCCTGTCCGGCGGGTCACCGGCCCAGACCGCCACCCGCGAGCAGTTCCGGGCCCGCGGGATCGGTGTGGTCAACTCCTACGGGCTGACGGAGACCGCGGCCGGGGTGACGTACTCCGCGCCCGACGAGACGTCGAACTCCACCGGATCGCCGGTCCCCCAGGTCGAGTTGAGGGTCGTGGACGCGGCCGGGTCGACCGCCCTGGCCGGTTCCTCCGGTGAGATTTGTGTGCGGGGTCCGTCGGTGGCGGACGCGTACTGGACCGCCGCCGGAACGGTGCCCGTGACCGACCGGGAGGGCTGGTTCCACACCGGGGACCGCGGGCGGTTCGACGCGGAGGGCCGTCTGTCTGTCGTCGGCCGGCTCAAGGACACCATCATCACCGGCGGGGAGAACGTCGATCCCGCCGAGGTCGAGAATGCCCTCGCCGACTTGCCCGGTGTCGTCGAGGTCGCCGTGTCCGGGGTGCCGGACCCGGTCTGGGGCGAGGTCGTGACCGCATTCCTCGTCACCGACTCCGGTACGCCGACCCTGGACGACATCCGCAGACACCTCGACGGCCGGCTCGCCCGGCACAAGTGGCCCCGGCGCCTATGCGTCGTACCCGCACTGCCCCGCGGGGCCACCGGAAAGCTGCAGCGCGCGCGGCTGACGACGCTGCTGGACAACTGA
- a CDS encoding NAD(P)/FAD-dependent oxidoreductase has product MTSTAGVVVVGGGQAAFSVVSTLRASGYDAPVTVFAAEPHLPYQRPPLSKAAHTEPDGLRVELVPESFYRERNIDLRLGDHVVALDTAAATVVSRTGARVPYAHLVLATGARNRPLPVPGAELDGVHALRSVDDALTIGRALTTARDVVVVGGGFIGLELARVALTRGARVTVVELADRLLSRAVSRELELPLRERHEHAGVRVLTGTGVRALEGPGRVERVVTDREVLPADLVVYGIGAIPRDDLAREAGLAVDDGVVVDEQLRSVTDSRISAVGDCARHPHPNVEGLVRLESVQNAIDQGTLVGRRIAGSPASYESLPWFWSDQGDLKLQIAGLRSPSDEVRLVPGDSPERLAGYAFRDGLLVAVETLNWPAEHLAARRLLERRTPILAGDLAGPTLGALARARRAAEVRA; this is encoded by the coding sequence ATGACGAGCACGGCGGGCGTGGTCGTCGTCGGCGGCGGACAGGCCGCATTCAGCGTCGTATCGACACTGCGCGCATCCGGCTACGACGCTCCGGTCACCGTGTTCGCCGCCGAGCCCCATCTGCCTTACCAGCGGCCGCCGTTGTCGAAGGCGGCCCACACCGAACCGGACGGCCTCCGCGTCGAGCTGGTGCCGGAGTCCTTCTACCGCGAGCGGAACATCGACCTGCGGCTCGGGGACCACGTCGTCGCCCTCGACACCGCCGCCGCCACGGTCGTCTCCCGCACCGGGGCCCGCGTTCCCTACGCCCATCTCGTGCTGGCGACCGGCGCGCGCAACCGTCCGCTGCCCGTCCCAGGCGCCGAGCTGGACGGCGTCCACGCCCTGCGCTCGGTCGACGACGCCCTGACCATCGGCCGGGCACTGACGACGGCCCGTGACGTGGTCGTCGTGGGCGGCGGGTTCATCGGCCTCGAGCTGGCCCGGGTCGCGCTGACACGCGGCGCACGGGTGACCGTGGTGGAGCTGGCCGATCGGTTGCTGAGCCGGGCCGTGTCACGAGAGCTGGAGCTCCCTCTGCGGGAACGGCACGAGCATGCCGGTGTCCGGGTCCTGACCGGGACAGGCGTACGGGCCCTGGAGGGACCGGGCCGGGTGGAACGGGTCGTCACGGACCGCGAGGTCCTGCCCGCCGACCTCGTCGTCTACGGCATCGGCGCCATTCCCCGGGACGACCTGGCACGGGAGGCCGGGCTGGCCGTGGACGACGGCGTGGTCGTGGACGAGCAGCTGCGCTCGGTCACCGATTCCCGGATCTCCGCCGTCGGTGACTGCGCTCGGCATCCGCATCCGAACGTGGAGGGGCTGGTCCGGCTGGAGTCGGTGCAGAACGCCATCGACCAGGGGACGCTGGTCGGCCGACGCATCGCCGGCTCGCCCGCCTCGTACGAGAGTCTGCCGTGGTTCTGGAGCGACCAGGGCGACCTCAAGTTGCAGATCGCCGGGCTGCGTTCCCCTTCCGACGAGGTGCGCCTCGTGCCCGGCGACTCCCCGGAGCGGCTGGCCGGGTACGCCTTCCGCGACGGTCTGCTGGTGGCCGTGGAGACCTTGAACTGGCCCGCCGAACATCTGGCGGCCCGCCGGTTGCTGGAGCGTCGGACGCCCATCTTGGCCGGCGACCTGGCGGGGCCGACTCTCGGCGCTCTCGCCCGGGCCAGACGCGCGGCGGAGGTGAGGGCATGA
- a CDS encoding 2Fe-2S iron-sulfur cluster-binding protein, protein MPTVIFQLPDGTERKVIAASGTVLMQAAVSGGVEGIVAECGGNASCATCHVYVDSAQAELVGPPNDVEDEMLDFTAAERRPTSRLSCQIHLSDALDGLVVHVPEEQV, encoded by the coding sequence ATGCCCACCGTCATCTTCCAGCTGCCCGACGGGACCGAACGCAAAGTCATTGCCGCGTCGGGGACCGTGCTCATGCAGGCGGCCGTCTCAGGCGGCGTCGAGGGCATCGTCGCCGAGTGCGGCGGCAACGCCTCCTGCGCCACCTGCCACGTCTACGTCGACTCGGCACAGGCCGAGCTGGTAGGCCCGCCGAACGACGTCGAGGACGAGATGCTGGACTTCACCGCCGCCGAACGGCGGCCCACCAGCCGACTCAGCTGCCAGATCCACCTCTCCGACGCCCTCGACGGCCTGGTCGTCCACGTACCCGAGGAGCAGGTATGA
- a CDS encoding cytochrome P450: protein MSALTTAAPGAPVVELDLAELRRDPYPAYAELRRTAPLAWVPSVGRHLLTRYDDIVHAEKLPEVFSSREEGSLLLRTVGPNMLREDDPDHRRLRTAAEPPTRPRQVRDQWAAAFERTAHELLDRIAGRGGADLVRDFAEPLVAANLALVLGLRNASADDIADWSRAMMDGNSNYADDPDIWLRAERATRAIEEAVAEMAEVTRREPDGSVISSMVHAADPVDLAEIQNNVKVIIGGGVNEPRDVFGVGAWALLRRPEALERVLKDPSAWKRVFEETARWISPIGMYPRQLTQDYEIAGVTLPAGSRVALVIASGNRDESVFERADEFDLDRPHRPHLAFGGGPHFCMGAWVARHEVSAIAWPLVFSRLKGLRLDDGATASDSGSAAGSLDGWVFRGLTSLDVTWQATA from the coding sequence ATGAGCGCCCTGACGACCGCGGCGCCCGGCGCGCCCGTCGTCGAGCTCGATCTCGCCGAGCTGCGCCGCGACCCCTACCCCGCCTACGCAGAGCTGCGCCGCACCGCCCCGCTCGCCTGGGTCCCCTCCGTGGGGCGGCACCTGCTCACCCGGTACGACGACATCGTCCACGCCGAGAAGCTGCCCGAGGTCTTCAGCTCCCGCGAGGAGGGCTCGCTGCTACTGCGCACGGTCGGCCCGAACATGCTCCGCGAGGACGACCCGGACCACCGGCGTCTGCGGACCGCGGCCGAGCCGCCCACCCGGCCCCGCCAGGTCCGCGACCAGTGGGCCGCCGCCTTCGAGCGCACCGCGCACGAGCTGCTCGACCGGATCGCAGGCCGCGGCGGGGCCGACCTCGTCCGCGACTTCGCCGAGCCGCTCGTCGCCGCCAACCTGGCCCTGGTACTGGGCCTGCGCAACGCGAGCGCCGACGACATCGCCGACTGGTCGCGGGCGATGATGGACGGCAACAGCAACTACGCCGACGACCCCGACATCTGGCTGCGCGCCGAGCGCGCGACCCGGGCCATCGAGGAAGCGGTGGCCGAGATGGCGGAGGTCACACGCCGCGAGCCCGACGGCTCGGTGATCTCCTCCATGGTCCACGCGGCCGACCCGGTGGACCTCGCCGAGATCCAGAACAACGTCAAGGTCATCATCGGCGGGGGCGTCAACGAGCCGCGCGACGTCTTCGGCGTGGGCGCCTGGGCCCTGCTGCGCCGCCCCGAGGCGCTGGAGCGCGTGCTCAAGGACCCGTCGGCCTGGAAGCGGGTCTTCGAGGAGACCGCCCGCTGGATCTCGCCGATCGGCATGTATCCCCGCCAGCTCACGCAGGACTACGAGATCGCCGGCGTCACCCTGCCCGCCGGCAGCCGCGTCGCTCTCGTCATCGCCTCGGGCAACCGCGACGAGTCGGTCTTCGAACGGGCCGACGAGTTCGATCTCGACCGCCCGCACCGCCCCCACCTCGCCTTCGGCGGCGGACCGCACTTCTGCATGGGCGCATGGGTCGCGCGCCACGAGGTCAGCGCCATCGCCTGGCCCCTCGTCTTCAGCCGTCTGAAGGGACTCCGCCTCGACGACGGCGCGACAGCATCCGACAGCGGCTCCGCCGCGGGCAGCCTGGACGGCTGGGTCTTCCGCGGGCTCACCTCGCTCGACGTCACCTGGCAAGCAACCGCCTGA
- a CDS encoding cupin domain-containing protein yields MVRRVVTGVSPSGKPVIVSDGEPPRTRQFTHTPGFARSLVWNTAAPAVPSADPTASLKSFVPAPGETVALTVTFPPASVYADPSWDPAAAAAEQLEASPGLAELFEPDNPGMHTTPTVDYGVVLSGEIVLDLDGGETAVLKPGDLIVQNATRHAWRNLGAEPATVFFVLMGAGGTS; encoded by the coding sequence ATGGTCCGTCGAGTCGTCACCGGTGTCAGCCCGAGCGGCAAGCCCGTGATCGTCAGTGACGGCGAGCCGCCGCGCACCCGCCAGTTCACCCATACCCCCGGCTTCGCCCGGTCCCTGGTGTGGAACACGGCCGCACCCGCCGTCCCGTCGGCCGACCCGACGGCGTCCCTGAAGTCCTTCGTGCCCGCTCCGGGCGAGACCGTCGCGCTGACCGTCACCTTCCCGCCGGCCAGTGTCTACGCCGACCCGAGCTGGGACCCCGCGGCCGCGGCCGCCGAGCAGCTGGAGGCCAGCCCCGGCCTCGCCGAGCTCTTCGAGCCCGACAACCCCGGCATGCACACCACGCCCACCGTCGACTACGGCGTCGTCCTGAGCGGCGAGATCGTCCTCGACCTCGACGGCGGCGAGACCGCGGTGCTGAAGCCCGGTGACCTCATCGTGCAGAACGCCACCCGGCACGCCTGGCGCAACCTCGGCGCGGAGCCCGCCACGGTGTTCTTCGTCCTGATGGGCGCGGGAGGCACCTCATGA
- a CDS encoding MarR family winged helix-turn-helix transcriptional regulator, whose amino-acid sequence MTDTVREPGTKGTSRTREFSELLRHHHRELGTTDPRDLDAIEMVTDLTRLEARLTKDFEKHVHRPLGLTWAGFRILNALWIYGPLGQQDIGRVSGSTRASISSALATLESRGLVTRERVETDRRQLFVELTPEGQETLRLAIQAQTKRERAWTAVLRDDQLSELVHLLRTLVNQETPPAE is encoded by the coding sequence GTGACGGACACCGTGCGCGAGCCGGGTACCAAGGGCACCAGCCGAACCCGGGAGTTCTCCGAGCTCCTGCGCCACCACCATCGCGAGCTGGGCACCACCGATCCGCGGGACCTCGACGCGATCGAGATGGTCACCGACCTCACCCGCCTCGAGGCCCGGCTGACCAAGGACTTCGAGAAGCACGTCCACCGGCCGCTCGGCCTGACCTGGGCGGGCTTCCGAATCCTGAACGCACTGTGGATCTACGGCCCGCTCGGCCAACAGGACATCGGCCGGGTCTCGGGGTCCACCCGAGCCAGCATCTCGAGCGCGCTGGCGACCCTGGAGAGCCGTGGCCTGGTCACGCGTGAACGCGTCGAGACCGACCGGCGTCAGCTGTTCGTCGAGCTCACCCCGGAGGGCCAGGAGACGCTGCGGCTGGCCATCCAGGCGCAGACGAAGCGCGAGCGGGCGTGGACCGCCGTACTCCGCGACGATCAGCTCAGTGAACTGGTCCACCTGCTGCGTACGCTGGTCAACCAGGAGACCCCGCCCGCGGAGTGA
- a CDS encoding fumarylacetoacetate hydrolase family protein — MKLANLADRPVVVREDRALDIADASKGAIEPRLEVLADLSLQDELRTLAERAAEADWREFDPRELGRVAKPYKAIGVALNYRAHAEESNLPVPDEPSVFAKFASSVVGPYDAIVVEPQYDKVDYEAELVVVMGRTGKNISQADAWSYVAGVTAGQDISDRKEQWRKPINQFTLPKSYDTFSPIGPYLVTLDEFEDPDDIEVAGWVDDLEVQRGRTSDLIFSVPELIAWLSKRVTFEPGDLIFTGTPAGCGVRRTPRLYLTEGKVLRTEVTGVGTMVNPVIAG, encoded by the coding sequence ATGAAGCTCGCCAACCTCGCCGACCGCCCCGTCGTCGTGCGCGAGGACCGTGCCCTCGACATCGCCGACGCGAGCAAGGGGGCGATCGAGCCGCGCCTGGAGGTGCTGGCCGACCTGTCCCTCCAGGACGAGCTGCGCACCCTCGCCGAGAGGGCCGCGGAGGCGGACTGGCGGGAGTTCGACCCGCGCGAACTGGGCCGGGTCGCCAAGCCGTACAAGGCCATCGGGGTCGCCCTCAACTACCGGGCGCACGCCGAGGAGTCGAATCTCCCGGTCCCCGACGAGCCGTCGGTGTTCGCCAAGTTCGCGTCGTCCGTGGTCGGCCCCTACGACGCGATCGTCGTGGAGCCGCAGTACGACAAGGTCGACTACGAGGCCGAACTCGTGGTCGTCATGGGCCGTACCGGCAAGAACATCTCGCAGGCCGATGCCTGGTCGTACGTGGCGGGCGTGACCGCCGGCCAGGACATCAGCGACCGCAAGGAGCAGTGGCGCAAGCCGATCAACCAGTTCACGCTGCCGAAGTCGTACGACACCTTCAGCCCGATCGGCCCGTACCTGGTGACCCTCGACGAGTTCGAGGACCCGGACGACATCGAGGTGGCCGGCTGGGTCGACGACCTCGAAGTGCAGCGCGGCCGCACCTCCGACCTCATCTTCAGCGTGCCCGAACTGATCGCCTGGCTGTCGAAGCGGGTGACGTTCGAGCCGGGCGACCTGATCTTCACCGGCACCCCGGCCGGCTGCGGAGTCCGCCGTACACCCCGCCTCTACCTCACCGAGGGCAAGGTCCTGCGGACCGAGGTCACCGGCGTCGGCACTATGGTCAACCCGGTCATCGCCGGTTGA